Genomic window (Prosthecobacter fusiformis):
GAAGATGAGTTGCTGCTGCCTACCAGCTGCCTGGAGGCTCGCCACTTTGTCTATGACATGGTTTATCGCGCCAGCGGCCCGACGGAACTCATCCAGGCTGCGACGGCAGCCGGGGCGCGTCATGCGGATGGGATGAGCCTGCTGCTTCATCAAGGAGCGATCTCTTTTGAGCACTGGTTCCCGGGCGTCACCGCTCCGCTGGAGGCCATGCGCGCAGGATTGGCAGCAGCTTCGGTCTGAATTAGCTCGACCAGGGAACGTCACACGTGACGAGTTCGCGAATTCAGCTATCATGTCTGCTTGCGAGCTAAAGCTCTGGAGTACTTTCGCTGCGGCGCGGCGTCGAGTTATCCTCGGATCGGCACCACTTTCCGGTTCAGGTCATGGCTTGCATGGATGTGCCGCACCGTCCCGCTACGCGAGCGCATCAGGATGCTATGAGTTTCGATCCGATGGCCGATGATTTTCACGCCTGGAAGCAGCGGGCTGTCACTGATGCCAGTGGCACAAAACAGGGCGCTTTCCCCCATGATGAGATCATCACTGCGGAATACCTGGTTCATTTCCGCCTCACTCGTGGTTGCCGCCACTTCGGCTCGGTGCTCTTCATTGTGGAACCACATGCGCACATCCATGTCTCCTCCCAGGCACTTCAGCGCCGCGGCGGCCAGCACAGCCTCAGGGCTGCCGCCCATGCCCACGTAAAGATCCACGCCACTTTCTGGCAGGGAAGGGGCCACCGCAGCGGTGATGTCCCCATCGGTGATCATTCGTAGCGCGGCACCACAGGAGCGCACTTCCTCAATGATCCCGGCATGGCGCGGACGGTCCATGGTGACGACGACCACATCGCGGGCGTTTTTACCCAGGGCCTCGGCGACGAAAGCGATGACTTCTTTTAGCGGCATGTCCAGGAAACAGCGATCCCCTTTTTTCTGAAGGGCCATTTTCACTGCGGGACCATAGGCCAGCTTATGGCTGTAAAAGCTGGGGATGTGTTTCATGGAACTCGGTGCGCCGTCTGGCTTCTGAGCAGCGGCGATGACAGAGATGCTGTTAGGCGTACCCTTGGCGATGTTCGTCGTGCCATCAATGGGATCCAGCGCGATGTCAAAGCGAGGGCTGCCCGTCTTCCAGGTGCCCAGATGCTCGCCCACAAAAATGCCGGGAGCATTGTCCTTGATGCCTTCGCCGATGATCACCTCGCCCCGGATGTCCAGGAGATCGAAGACTCCGTAAATGGCGCTGCAGGCCGCAGCGTCAGCCAGCTCCTTTTCTCCACGGCCTAACCAATGAATGGATTGTAAAGCGGCATTTTCCGTGGCGCGCACGAATTCAAATTCGAGCACGCGCTCAAGGTCCAGGGGGCTGCGCAAAGGTGGAAGGTCGGAGGATGACATGGTTAGTGTTCTGGATACTAGGCACAATCGTGAGCCAATGCCAAGAAGAGATGACGAAGGATCAAAAGACCGCAAAAATTGATATAACAAAAAGCCGCACTCATTTCCGAGTGCGGCTTTGAGAAGGCTTTCGCCTAACAGGAAGTGTTTTAAGCTTTCGTGAACAAACTTATGGTTTGGCGGCTGCCACATCTACGCTTGGAGCGGCATCCACAGCACTCTTGTTTGCAGACATGGAAAACTCAGAACCTGGATCACGCGTGATGGGCCAGTAAGCCTCCATATTGAGGAGGTCTGGAGGAGTGAGTGTGAGGACTTCATCTCCGGTCTTGGCAAGAGCCTGATAGGCCAGAGGCACCACTGTGACGCAGATGCGATCTTCATCCATGCGCTGCACATGCAGAGTGGAGGCGTAGCTGCGCTTTTGGAGATTGAAGGTGTCGCCTGTGGCAAAAGGAGCCGTTTCCTTGGTCAGGCCGGGCATCACAAGTTCCACATCCACATCTTCCAGTTCGCTGGAACGTGCCCGCACAATCCAGCCGCTGGTGAACACATCACTTGCAGCCAGAGGGCGCACATTGAGCACACGGAAGTTGCCCAAAAGATAGACGGGCTGCTCATGCTGATAATTTTTTAAATAAGAGCGTTTGAACAGGTCATTGCGGACGCTGAGTTGCTCGTAGTTATAGGGATAAAACTCAGCAAGGATATCGCGCGGGCCAAATGACTTACCGTTTGGAGCCGTGTAGATGGTATATGGGCGGATCGGCGTAAGTTTTTTAAATTTTGCCAGCATCTTATAGTGGAATGGCTTTTCCGGGTGGGAAAAGATCATGATGCTAAAAAACCAACAAAAAGTAGCAACCCCCATAAGGAGTGTAATGAGTATAGCCCACCAGAAGATGCCGCCGCCCTCTTTCTTCTGGGAAAGACTTCCTCCACCGTAGGACCGGTATTCGCTGCCGTCGCTCAAGAATCGGACTTGCATATCAAATGTGAGAAAATTGTTAAAAACTGTAAAAGATATCTCCTGAAATTTTACTGGTTCAAATCAAAAAGAAAAGCAGTTTTTTGTGAATAAGCTGAAATTTTGTTCCTCAGGCTTAAATCTTTGGTTCAAAAGACGTTCCACAGCCACAACTGCGGGTGGCATTTGGGTTAATAACACGGAATCCTGAATCATTCAAAGCATCAATATAATCAATTGTGCTTCCATCGAGAAAAGACAGGCTTTCGCTGTCCACAATGAGGGTGACACCGCCGTCACTAAAAAGGTGGTCAGTCGGGTCAGGTTGAGCAATGCGCATGGCATATTGCAAGCCAGCGCAGCCGCCTTTTTCTACGCCGATGCGCAAGCCGCTGCCGGCGAGCGCTTGCTGGGCTTCAAGCATTTGAGAGAGTTCCGTAATGGCACTCGGAGTAAGCTGGATCATATCAAAAAGGAAAAGAGTTGGTGAAATCAGAAAACCAGGGTTCGCATTCTAATTGCGAAGATGTCACATGATGGGTTTACGTGCGTTCGTCCCGCACTATTTGCAGAGTTATGTCAAAAATTCGCATTCTTTCCGATTCACTCGCCAGCCAGGTGGCAGCGGGTGAAGTCGTGGAGCGGCCTGCGGCGGTCATCCGTGAGCTGGTTGAAAACAGCCTGGATGCCGGTGCGAAGCACGTCACCGTGGAGGTGCAGCGCGGCGGAACGGCTCTCATCCGCATCACCGATGACGGCTGTGGGATGGATCGTGAAGACGCGATGCTCTGCATGGAGCGCCATGCCACTAGCAAGATCCGGACCAAAGAAGATCTCGCAGCGATAAGAACTTTCGGTTTTCGTGGGGAAGCACTCCCCAGCATCGCCAGCGTCTCCCGCTTCCGCCTGGCCACACGGGAGCGCGATGCCCTCAGCGGCACGGAGATTGAGATCATGGGGGGCAAGCTCAGCGCGGTAAAAGACCATGGAGGTAACCACGGCACCGTCATCGAAGTGCGGTCCCTGTTTTTTAATGTGCCTGCCAGGCGCAAGTTTCTGCGCACGGAGGCCACCGAGTATTCACATATCGAGCAGCAGTTTCGCATGCACGCCATTGCCAATGCGCAGACGGCTTTCACACTCATCCGGGACGGGGCCGTCATGTTTCATCTGCCTGCGACGACAGACATGCTCGAGCGTATCCGCGGCTTGGTGGGGGAGGAACTGGTGTCGCGCCTGATCCGGGTGCCCGAGGTTGCTCATCTGGGCATCGATGTTTCCGGGTATATCGGCGGACCTGGGCTCAGCCGGTCCAACAGGCAGCAGCAGATCACCTTTCTGAATGGTCGCCCCATCGAAAGCGCATCCATCAATTACGGTCTCAAGGAGGGCTTTCACAATGCCCTGATGAAGGGCCAGTATCCGGTCACCTTTCTCTTCCTGGAGATGGAGGCGCAGGCCTTTGACATCAACGTCCATCCTGCAAAAAAAGAGGTGCGTTTTCATGATGGCTTCGCTGTGCGTGAGGCCGTGGCGCGTGCTGTCAAACACGCCCTTGAGACCGGCAGCAAACTGCCCACTGGACACGTGCCGCGCGGCCCTGTGATCCTGCCCACGACGACGCAAGCAGAATTGGTTATACCCGGATCCCCGTCCGTGAGCCGACCATTCCTGCCGGAGCGGAATGTGGAGCCGCAAAAAATCGGCCCCTCCCTTTCGCCACTGCCTGAAAGAGTGGAGGCTCGACGGCTGCCTGTGCCAGTGGGTGAGCGCCTAGCAACAGAATCTGTGAGAGCTGATGAGGCCCCGCCGCCGATGCCGGAGACAGTGGAAGAGCCACCTTTGAAAAAAGCCATGCCGCATTTTCGCATCATCGGTGTGCTGCATAAACTCTATGTACTGATGGAAAGCACCGAGGGCCTAGTACTGATGGATCAGCATGCGGCGCATGAGCGGGTGAACTTTGAAAAAATGCGCAAAGCCATGGAGCAGGGTGGTGTGCCCTCCCAGCGGCTGCTGATGCCGCTGACACTACAGACCAGCCCCCGCGATGCGGATGTGCTGATGCGCAATCTCGAAGCCCTGGCCCGGCTGGGCATTGAGGCTGAACCCTTCGGTCCAAACACCTTCAAGGTTGAAGCACTGCCCACCTTCTTAAAGACGGATGATCCTTTAGCCTGGCTTGATCAGGTTATCGAAGAACTCCAAAGCCTGAGCTCCAAAAGCTCCGCCCTGCGTCTTGGAGAGGACATGATTGCAACAACGGTCTGCCGCCATTCAGTGAAGGCAAACGACCGTCTTTCCATGCCAGAAATCCAGGCCCTATTAGAGGACCTCTTCGCCTGTGAAATGCCTTACTGCTGCCCGCATGGCCGACCGACCCTGATCCAGATGTCCATCAATGAGCTGGAGCGCAAGTTCGGCCGGCAGGCACCGTGAAACATCACACCACGATCGCCCAGATGACCTTCAGATAGCGGCTTTCTGGGCAGTTCGACATCACCGGGTGGTCCATGCCAGGGCCGGTGCGGTCCAGGATCTGCAGCTTGCGGCCATAACGATGGGCCACACCGATGACCAGCTCCTCGAACTCCTCTGTGCTGAGCAGGCCCGAGCAGGAGCAGCTCACAAAGAGGCCGCCGCGTTTCACAAGCTGGATGGCCAGGCTGTTGAGATCGCGATATTTGAAAATGCCTTCTTCTTGTGTATCGCGGTGATGAATCAGTTTCGGCGGATCCAGGACCACCGTATCCCACAGCTCGCCGTTTTTGATCATCTGGCGTGACCAGCCAAAGGCATCGCCCTGGGTCCAGTTCAGCTTGGTCTGGTTCAGGTTCGCATTCAGCTTCGCCTGCGCGATGGCTTTTTCATCCAGGTCCACACCGGTCACATCATCGCATTTGCCGATGATCTTCGCCGCCAGGGCAAAGCCGCCGGTATAGCTGCACAGGTCCAGCACGCGGCCACGGGCCATCTGTCCAAATTTCAGCCGGTTGTCGCGCTGGTCACAGAAGAAACCGGTCTTGTGCCCGTCTTCAAAGTTGACCAGATAGCGCACGCCATTCTCGCGGATGCGCACCACTGGCGGTGCAGGATCGTCCACCTCAGGCACGTCGCTGATGCGCATGCTCTCGATTAGGGAAATGTCCGGATCCGTCTGGATGACGTGGTGGACTGTGCCTAACTCTTTGTGCAACAAGGGAAGCCAGCGGCGAATGCGGCGCCAAACGCCCAGCGTGGTGACGAGGATGGAAAGCGTGTCATCGTAGCGGTCCACGATGAGTCCGCTGATGCCGTCTGCATCGGAATGGATCACCCGGTAGGCATCCGTATGCGCATCCAGCTTCAGTGTTTCCTTGCGCAGCCGCACCGCCTGGATCAGACGTGCATCCAGATCAGCCTCGCCAAAGGGTGTGATGCCATGGTGGATGACGCGCAGCGGCACGCGGGCTTTGGGATTCAGAAGCCCGGCGCCAAAGGGATGGCCTTCCTTGTCATAGACATTCACCAGATCACCCGCAGCTGCATCGCTGGAGATCGCCCCGACCATGTTTGGGAAGATGGCAGGATGATATGAATAGTACTTCATCTGCGCCCACGGACGCACCCAGTTCTCACTGCCAGGCGGTGGCGGCTTCGGGGCATTGGAAGGGTAACGGGAAGGGTAGGGACGGGGCATGGGCAGGACGGATCGGCTGGAACCGGCACCTTTGGCACAGGATTTGGAAATTTCACTTCTCAATGCACAGAATCCGCCGTCAATTTGTCTCATCATGCCTGAAGTCGAGCTCAAGACCCTGCATTTGACCGAGCCATTTCGCATCGCCCACGGTTCCAGCTCCACCCGTCAGGTGGTGCGAGTGCATGGAAATGGCGCGATTGGAGAGGCCCCGTTTGTGCCCTATTATGGTGAAAGCCCAGAGGCGACTGTGACCTGGTTAAACGGCACTCACGACCAGCCTGGAACCCGCTCTGGCAGCCTCGCACTGGATCTCTGGCATCTGGACCAGACCCGCGTACCGATGTGGCAAAGCGTGGAGAAGATCCTCGGCCCAGGCAAACCCTGGGAGCAGATTTATGCCTGTCGTTCACTCGGTATTCCCACGGACCTCGCCGCCTTTGCCGAACGGGTGCGCGAAACGGCCCGGCAGTTTCGCGTGCTGAAGTTGAAGCTCGGCAGCGGAGATCTGGATCACGATACCGCCATCGTTGTCACCGCCCGTGACGCCGCTCCTCACGCCACCCTTTTTGCCGATGTGAACGGCGGCTGGTCCGTGGATCAGACCGTGCAGATGCTGGGTCGCCTGAGCCCTCATGGCCTTGTTCTCCTTGAGCAGCCCGTTCATCATCACCTGGGCATTGAGGCCTGGGTTGAACTGAAAGCGAAAGCGCCCGCACACAGCCTGCCCCTGTATGCCGATGAAAGTGCGCAAAACGCAGCGGACGTATCGCTACTGGCTGGCCTCGTCCAGGGCGTGAATGTGAAGCTGCTGAAGTGCGGCCATTTCGGTGGCGGGATCGAGATGATCGCCACCGCCCGCCAGCACGGACTCGGCGTCATCCTCGGCTGCATGATTGAAAGCAGCCTCGGCACCACCGCCGCCGCGCATCTGGCCCCATGGGCGGATTATGTGGACCTAGATGGCCACCTGTATCTGGCGGATGACGATTATACGGGCATCACCTTTGATGGAGAAGGCCGCGTTGTCATGCCGCAGGGATGTGGTATCGGAGCACGTCCGCGAACGTAATCTTTCATCATGATCGAAGAACTCACTGCCCGTGCCCAGCACCACCTGCCGGAGGCTCTGCACTGGCTGCGGCGCATGGTGGAGATCAACAGCTTCACCACCAACATCGCCGGAATTGAAACCGTCGGGCGTGTCACGGCAGACTGCTTTGCCAGTCTGGGATTCACCGCGGAGCACGTACCCGCGACGAATCTTGAGCACGGCCCGCACTTGTTTTTGAGTCGGCCCGGCAGCGATCCCCTGGCGCAACCCATCGTGCTTGTCACCCACCTGGACACCGTTTTTCCGCCGGAGGAGGAGTTGCAAAACAATTTTACTTGGCAGGAGGAAGATAGTCGCATTTACGGACCCGGCACCGTCGATAATAAAGGCGGCACCGCTATGATCTGGCTCATACTGCGCACCATGCAGGAGGTGCTGCCAGACCTTTTTGAGAAGACTCACTGGCTCATCGCGGCGAACTCAGCGGAGGAGGTTATCGGCTCAGATTTCGCTCAGCGCACCGCTGACCGTTGCCCGCAGGGAGCGCGATGCGTTCTTGTTTTTGAAGGTGGCCCCAAAGATGAGGCAGGTTATCACATCGTCACCTCGCGCAAAGGTCGGCTGGAATATCGCATCACCTGCAATGGCCGCGGGGCCCATGCTGGGAGCAATCACGCCGTCGGCATCAATGCCGTTGTCGAACTGGCGCGCGTGCTTCCGCGCATCCATGCCCTCACGGACCCCGCTCGCAACCTAACCATCAATGTGGCGAGCATTCATGGTGGCACCGTCCTCAATCGTGTGCCGCATCAAGCCGTGACGGAGCTGGAGATGCGCGCCTTTGAGCCCCAGGTGCTGGAAGAGGCCGCACAGGCATTGGCCGCGCTGGCGGGCCGCACCGAGGCTGGGGCGGAAATCATCGTTGAATGCATGGGCACCACCGCCGCCTGGCCAGGTGGCACCACTACAGATGCCCTTTTCGCCGCTTGGGAAAAAGCCGGGGCTGCTATGGGCCTGTCCGTCCACCCCATGGCCCGGGGCGGCCTCAGCGATGCCAATTACCTCTGTACCCTGGCTCCCACGCTGGATGCCATGGGGCCGGGTGGTGGCAATGCCCATTGCTCAGAAAGATCCGCCGATGGCAGCAAGCTGCCAGAGTTCGTGGATGTGGATTCCTTTGTGCCCAAGGTCGTGATGAACGTCCTGGCACTCGCGGAACTGGGGTGAGGCGGCTCCCGCTTCACCCCCACGCCGCACTCGATTAGCGCTTCTTCTTATCCTTCGGCTGCTTGCCGCGCACGCTCATGCGGAAGGGCACGCCGGGGGCTGGCCACTCCTTGCGGATCACGCTTTCCAGGAAGCGGAGGTAACCGTCCGTCATCTTCGCCGCACGGTTGGCAAACATGACAAAATGCGGCACGGGGATGGACACGTCTTCCGTCTCATTCACCTGCGTCACATACAGCAGCTTGAAGGTCTGTGGGCTGCGTCCCAGCGGCCCTGGGGTGTTTTCAATTGTCTCATGCATCAAGCGGTTCAGCACCCCGGTGCCGATGCGGCCCTGAGCACCCTTGCGCACCTTCTCGATCTGCACAAACAGCTTGCCCACGTTCTCATTGTTCTTCGCGGAGGTGGCCACCAGCGGTGCATAGCTCAGGAAGAAAAACTCCCGCCGCATCGTCTCTGCGAGCTCCTCCAGCCGGTCCTTCTGCTGCGCGTGCGGATGGAACAGGTCAAACTTGTTCATCACCAGGATGCACGGTTTGCGCTCTTCCACGATCATCTGGGCGATCTTTCGGTCCTGCATTTTGGCACCAGTCGCGCAGTCAATCACTAGCAGGCAAAGGTCCGCCCGTTTGATCGCCGCGTAGCTGCGCTGAATGCTGAAAATTTCCACCGCATCTTCCACCTTTGCCTGCTTGCGAATGCCTGCCGTATCGATAAGCTGATAATGCTTGCCGTTATACGTACAATGCACGTCCAGACTGTCGCGGGTCGTCCCAGGAATGTCACTGACGATCGCGCGCTCCTGGCCGAAGACCGCATTCACCAGGGATGACTTGCCCGCATTCGGACGGCCCACGATGGCCAGT
Coding sequences:
- the glpX gene encoding class II fructose-bisphosphatase; translated protein: MSSSDLPPLRSPLDLERVLEFEFVRATENAALQSIHWLGRGEKELADAAACSAIYGVFDLLDIRGEVIIGEGIKDNAPGIFVGEHLGTWKTGSPRFDIALDPIDGTTNIAKGTPNSISVIAAAQKPDGAPSSMKHIPSFYSHKLAYGPAVKMALQKKGDRCFLDMPLKEVIAFVAEALGKNARDVVVVTMDRPRHAGIIEEVRSCGAALRMITDGDITAAVAPSLPESGVDLYVGMGGSPEAVLAAAALKCLGGDMDVRMWFHNEEHRAEVAATTSEAEMNQVFRSDDLIMGESALFCATGISDSPLLPGVKIIGHRIETHSILMRSRSGTVRHIHASHDLNRKVVPIRG
- a CDS encoding HesB/IscA family protein, translating into MIQLTPSAITELSQMLEAQQALAGSGLRIGVEKGGCAGLQYAMRIAQPDPTDHLFSDGGVTLIVDSESLSFLDGSTIDYIDALNDSGFRVINPNATRSCGCGTSFEPKI
- the mutL gene encoding DNA mismatch repair endonuclease MutL; protein product: MSKIRILSDSLASQVAAGEVVERPAAVIRELVENSLDAGAKHVTVEVQRGGTALIRITDDGCGMDREDAMLCMERHATSKIRTKEDLAAIRTFGFRGEALPSIASVSRFRLATRERDALSGTEIEIMGGKLSAVKDHGGNHGTVIEVRSLFFNVPARRKFLRTEATEYSHIEQQFRMHAIANAQTAFTLIRDGAVMFHLPATTDMLERIRGLVGEELVSRLIRVPEVAHLGIDVSGYIGGPGLSRSNRQQQITFLNGRPIESASINYGLKEGFHNALMKGQYPVTFLFLEMEAQAFDINVHPAKKEVRFHDGFAVREAVARAVKHALETGSKLPTGHVPRGPVILPTTTQAELVIPGSPSVSRPFLPERNVEPQKIGPSLSPLPERVEARRLPVPVGERLATESVRADEAPPPMPETVEEPPLKKAMPHFRIIGVLHKLYVLMESTEGLVLMDQHAAHERVNFEKMRKAMEQGGVPSQRLLMPLTLQTSPRDADVLMRNLEALARLGIEAEPFGPNTFKVEALPTFLKTDDPLAWLDQVIEELQSLSSKSSALRLGEDMIATTVCRHSVKANDRLSMPEIQALLEDLFACEMPYCCPHGRPTLIQMSINELERKFGRQAP
- a CDS encoding class I SAM-dependent rRNA methyltransferase, which produces MPRPYPSRYPSNAPKPPPPGSENWVRPWAQMKYYSYHPAIFPNMVGAISSDAAAGDLVNVYDKEGHPFGAGLLNPKARVPLRVIHHGITPFGEADLDARLIQAVRLRKETLKLDAHTDAYRVIHSDADGISGLIVDRYDDTLSILVTTLGVWRRIRRWLPLLHKELGTVHHVIQTDPDISLIESMRISDVPEVDDPAPPVVRIRENGVRYLVNFEDGHKTGFFCDQRDNRLKFGQMARGRVLDLCSYTGGFALAAKIIGKCDDVTGVDLDEKAIAQAKLNANLNQTKLNWTQGDAFGWSRQMIKNGELWDTVVLDPPKLIHHRDTQEEGIFKYRDLNSLAIQLVKRGGLFVSCSCSGLLSTEEFEELVIGVAHRYGRKLQILDRTGPGMDHPVMSNCPESRYLKVIWAIVV
- a CDS encoding enolase C-terminal domain-like protein; protein product: MPEVELKTLHLTEPFRIAHGSSSTRQVVRVHGNGAIGEAPFVPYYGESPEATVTWLNGTHDQPGTRSGSLALDLWHLDQTRVPMWQSVEKILGPGKPWEQIYACRSLGIPTDLAAFAERVRETARQFRVLKLKLGSGDLDHDTAIVVTARDAAPHATLFADVNGGWSVDQTVQMLGRLSPHGLVLLEQPVHHHLGIEAWVELKAKAPAHSLPLYADESAQNAADVSLLAGLVQGVNVKLLKCGHFGGGIEMIATARQHGLGVILGCMIESSLGTTAAAHLAPWADYVDLDGHLYLADDDYTGITFDGEGRVVMPQGCGIGARPRT
- a CDS encoding M20/M25/M40 family metallo-hydrolase produces the protein MIEELTARAQHHLPEALHWLRRMVEINSFTTNIAGIETVGRVTADCFASLGFTAEHVPATNLEHGPHLFLSRPGSDPLAQPIVLVTHLDTVFPPEEELQNNFTWQEEDSRIYGPGTVDNKGGTAMIWLILRTMQEVLPDLFEKTHWLIAANSAEEVIGSDFAQRTADRCPQGARCVLVFEGGPKDEAGYHIVTSRKGRLEYRITCNGRGAHAGSNHAVGINAVVELARVLPRIHALTDPARNLTINVASIHGGTVLNRVPHQAVTELEMRAFEPQVLEEAAQALAALAGRTEAGAEIIVECMGTTAAWPGGTTTDALFAAWEKAGAAMGLSVHPMARGGLSDANYLCTLAPTLDAMGPGGGNAHCSERSADGSKLPEFVDVDSFVPKVVMNVLALAELG
- the der gene encoding ribosome biogenesis GTPase Der: MRKTVAIVGRPNVGKSALFNRLAGMNISIVHDLAGVTRDRITAECRRGPQVFNIMDTGGIGANTEDILTEQVQVEAAIALDVADLLLFVVDVTAGITPIDQSLAQMLRKTNKHVILVANKSDSDKRRLGSGEFSKIGFGNAAEVSAVHGYGIDDLVDSIVDKLELTEEETEEARDERLSARPLKLAIVGRPNAGKSSLVNAVFGQERAIVSDIPGTTRDSLDVHCTYNGKHYQLIDTAGIRKQAKVEDAVEIFSIQRSYAAIKRADLCLLVIDCATGAKMQDRKIAQMIVEERKPCILVMNKFDLFHPHAQQKDRLEELAETMRREFFFLSYAPLVATSAKNNENVGKLFVQIEKVRKGAQGRIGTGVLNRLMHETIENTPGPLGRSPQTFKLLYVTQVNETEDVSIPVPHFVMFANRAAKMTDGYLRFLESVIRKEWPAPGVPFRMSVRGKQPKDKKKR